In one window of Catalinimonas alkaloidigena DNA:
- a CDS encoding RagB/SusD family nutrient uptake outer membrane protein, producing the protein MKRYTLTLLAFLAVTTACNDEDFLNREPTNILLNDQIFEDERLVVSVLADLYDRYPDLQSVSSWWEFVNYDDAFGSFVADYWRDQHLDFDYNWWNYWDYAYIREINLFIERCDASTGLSDEAKERFLGEGRFLRAAIYFELTKRMGGVPLITESMVYDFSGDPSYLQFPRAKEHEVYDFVISELEAVKDVLPDDPSIKSRATRGLALALEARAALYAGSIAKYGQTTPQVALPGEEVGIPASRAQEYYEIALRSAEAVSGYSLYQKDANLSQNFTNLFLDKSNPEVIFVEDYKLKSGKTHDFTVLNQPLSLSEEGANLGGRFNPSLNLVQSFELLDNTYAPFATTDAGGNPIYYDNQEDIFQGRDARLAGTVIYPGGTFRGEKVDIWAGLLLSNGTKVTADAPGALRDVEGTQVKVVGDDGPINNYEGTAQTGFLIRKFLDPTPGAGQIGTQSAVWWIRFRYAEVLLNAAEAAFELGQADKAVGYLNQVRARAGLTTPLTAADMTFDRIVHERQVELAFEDHRLWDLRRWRLAHKVWDGSTQLPDDIGKADEPSAMVYGLWPYKVYNPGGSNDGKWVYEVVKPDPVRSAHRFRLGNYYSSIDNNIINNNPKIVRNPNQ; encoded by the coding sequence ATGAAACGATATACCCTGACCTTACTCGCGTTCCTGGCCGTCACCACGGCCTGCAACGACGAAGACTTCCTGAACCGGGAGCCGACCAACATCCTGCTGAACGACCAGATTTTCGAGGACGAGCGCCTGGTGGTATCGGTCCTGGCCGACCTCTACGACCGCTACCCCGACCTGCAGAGCGTCAGCTCCTGGTGGGAGTTTGTGAACTACGACGACGCCTTCGGCTCGTTTGTGGCCGACTACTGGCGCGACCAGCACCTCGACTTCGACTACAACTGGTGGAACTACTGGGACTACGCCTACATTCGCGAGATCAACCTGTTCATCGAACGGTGCGATGCTTCGACTGGCCTCAGCGACGAAGCCAAAGAGCGGTTTCTGGGCGAAGGACGTTTCTTGCGGGCGGCCATCTACTTCGAACTGACGAAGCGCATGGGCGGCGTGCCGCTCATCACCGAGTCGATGGTGTACGACTTCAGTGGCGACCCCAGCTACCTGCAATTTCCCCGGGCGAAAGAGCACGAGGTGTACGACTTTGTGATCAGTGAACTGGAAGCCGTCAAGGACGTGCTGCCCGACGACCCGAGCATCAAATCCCGCGCTACCCGGGGGCTGGCGCTGGCGCTCGAAGCCCGCGCCGCCCTCTACGCCGGTTCCATCGCCAAGTACGGACAGACCACCCCGCAAGTCGCGCTGCCGGGCGAAGAAGTGGGCATTCCGGCCTCCCGCGCACAGGAGTACTACGAGATCGCCCTCCGTTCGGCCGAAGCGGTCAGCGGCTACTCGCTCTACCAGAAGGACGCGAACCTCTCGCAGAACTTCACCAACCTGTTTCTGGACAAGAGCAACCCGGAGGTGATTTTTGTAGAAGACTACAAGCTGAAAAGCGGCAAAACGCACGACTTTACGGTGCTGAACCAGCCGCTGTCCCTGTCGGAAGAAGGCGCTAACCTGGGCGGCCGGTTCAATCCTTCGCTGAATCTGGTGCAGTCGTTCGAGTTACTCGACAACACGTACGCACCCTTCGCCACGACCGACGCCGGGGGCAATCCGATCTACTACGACAACCAGGAGGACATTTTCCAGGGACGCGACGCCCGCCTGGCAGGAACCGTGATCTATCCGGGCGGCACCTTCCGGGGCGAGAAAGTCGACATCTGGGCCGGGTTGCTGCTGAGCAACGGCACCAAAGTAACGGCCGACGCACCGGGTGCCCTCCGGGATGTGGAAGGAACGCAGGTGAAGGTGGTTGGCGACGACGGACCGATCAACAACTACGAGGGCACTGCCCAGACCGGCTTCCTGATCCGCAAGTTTCTGGACCCCACGCCCGGCGCGGGGCAGATCGGGACGCAGAGCGCGGTCTGGTGGATCAGGTTCCGCTACGCAGAGGTCCTTCTCAACGCCGCCGAAGCCGCCTTTGAATTGGGGCAGGCAGACAAAGCGGTCGGGTACCTGAATCAGGTACGTGCCCGCGCCGGCCTCACCACGCCGCTGACAGCCGCCGACATGACGTTCGACCGCATCGTGCACGAGCGGCAGGTCGAGCTGGCCTTCGAAGATCACCGCCTGTGGGATTTGCGGCGCTGGCGACTGGCCCACAAAGTATGGGACGGCTCGACCCAGCTACCCGACGACATCGGCAAAGCCGACGAGCCCAGTGCGATGGTGTACGGCCTGTGGCCTTACAAAGTCTACAACCCCGGCGGCTCGAACGATGGCAAGTGGGTGTACGAAGTGGTGAAACCCGATCCGGTGCGCAGCGCCCACCGGTTCCGCCTCGGGAACTACTACTCGAGCATCGACAACAACATCATCAACAACAACCCGAAAATTGTCCGGAACCCCAATCAGTAG
- a CDS encoding family 43 glycosylhydrolase yields the protein MMHPYRLLILLAWAAFGGLSTTQAQPARPALRQAPAPLFRDPIYDGAADPVLIWNREEQAWWMLYTARRANQDGPGVSYCFGTDIGIASSADEGQTWTYRGSLDLEFERGRNTFWAPDVVYHNGTYHLFVAYLPGVRSEWGGVAHIVQYTSPNLWDWTYKGPLHLSSDNVIDATLMQMPDQQWHIWYKDQGNGSITMTATSPDLEHWQVADGPAIGGGSHEGPKAFRFQGWYWMLTDEWKGMRVYRSKDAKTWEKQGLILDGPSDRPEDTPSGAHGDVVVLGDRAYVFYFTHPGRKTHFEGERNADNVYPYTKRRSSIQVAPLTLENGTLVSDRSRPFDFWLSDPTRP from the coding sequence ATGATGCACCCGTACCGTCTTCTGATTTTGCTGGCCTGGGCAGCCTTCGGCGGACTTTCAACCACGCAGGCCCAACCCGCCCGTCCGGCCCTTCGGCAGGCACCCGCTCCGCTGTTTCGCGACCCGATTTACGACGGCGCGGCCGATCCGGTGCTGATCTGGAACCGCGAAGAACAAGCGTGGTGGATGCTCTACACCGCCCGCCGCGCCAACCAGGACGGCCCCGGCGTTTCCTACTGTTTCGGGACCGATATCGGCATTGCGTCGTCGGCTGATGAGGGACAAACCTGGACGTACCGGGGCAGCCTCGACCTGGAGTTCGAGCGGGGGCGCAATACCTTCTGGGCGCCCGACGTCGTCTACCACAACGGCACCTACCACCTGTTTGTCGCCTACCTGCCGGGCGTGCGCAGCGAATGGGGCGGCGTGGCGCACATCGTCCAGTACACCAGCCCGAACCTCTGGGACTGGACGTACAAAGGACCCCTGCACCTGTCGTCCGACAACGTGATCGACGCCACCCTGATGCAAATGCCCGACCAGCAATGGCACATCTGGTACAAAGACCAGGGCAACGGCAGCATTACCATGACCGCCACCAGCCCGGACCTGGAACACTGGCAGGTGGCTGACGGACCGGCCATCGGCGGCGGATCGCACGAGGGACCGAAGGCATTTCGCTTTCAGGGATGGTATTGGATGCTGACCGACGAATGGAAAGGCATGCGCGTGTACCGCTCGAAAGACGCGAAAACGTGGGAGAAACAGGGACTGATTCTGGATGGGCCCAGCGACCGACCGGAAGATACGCCCAGCGGCGCGCACGGCGACGTAGTGGTGCTGGGCGACCGGGCCTACGTGTTCTACTTCACCCATCCCGGCCGAAAAACTCATTTCGAAGGCGAACGAAACGCCGACAACGTCTATCCTTATACCAAACGCCGGTCGAGCATCCAGGTGGCACCCCTGACCCTCGAAAACGGCACGCTGGTAAGCGACCGCAGCCGCCCTTTCGATTTCTGGCTGTCTGATCCCACACGTCCATGA
- a CDS encoding DUF3823 domain-containing protein: MTHKYIAAAGVALSFLLGSCAYDNYEAPDAALTGRIVYQGDPIAVEFNQVQFDLYEPGWQKNTPITVTVDQDGSFSALLFNAPYKLVFRPGQGPFMTLADTTQVSVSGNTTFDLEVMPYYMVRNAQFSAPSSTTVSASCSLEKIVTDANAKDVERVTLYVSKTYFVGGGNHIAAVDLGGGDITDPGNISLSAEVPGMVPVQNYVFARIGLKLVNVEDMIFSPIQKVQLGE, from the coding sequence ATGACTCATAAATACATCGCCGCGGCCGGCGTAGCCCTCAGTTTTCTGCTGGGGTCCTGCGCGTACGACAACTACGAAGCGCCCGACGCCGCCCTCACCGGCCGAATCGTCTACCAGGGCGATCCCATCGCGGTCGAGTTCAACCAGGTGCAGTTCGATCTGTACGAACCCGGCTGGCAGAAAAACACGCCGATTACCGTGACGGTCGACCAAGACGGCTCGTTCTCGGCGCTGTTGTTCAACGCGCCTTACAAGCTGGTGTTCCGGCCGGGGCAAGGGCCGTTCATGACCCTGGCTGACACCACGCAGGTCAGCGTCAGCGGCAACACCACCTTCGATCTGGAGGTGATGCCCTACTACATGGTCCGTAACGCCCAGTTTTCGGCCCCGTCCAGCACCACCGTTTCGGCGTCGTGCAGTCTGGAGAAAATCGTGACTGATGCCAATGCGAAAGACGTGGAGCGCGTCACGCTCTATGTTTCGAAGACGTACTTCGTCGGTGGCGGCAACCACATTGCGGCCGTGGACCTGGGCGGTGGCGACATCACCGATCCGGGCAACATCAGCCTCAGTGCCGAGGTGCCGGGGATGGTGCCGGTCCAGAACTACGTATTTGCGCGCATCGGCCTCAAGCTCGTCAACGTCGAAGACATGATCTTTTCACCCATCCAGAAAGTGCAGTTGGGCGAATAA
- a CDS encoding SusC/RagA family TonB-linked outer membrane protein, with product MHTSTRRCLGTVGFLLALYLEPVGASAQSVVSMQRLTQREPAARQEAASPQQAKRSLADVLTELKSDYGVYFMLSDDFSGQRVTLHRPYQGSLDEQLSKIQQQTGLQVRQLDERNFLLFRPLENDARPTKMPQPLVVPAPSPALVTLQRIPQVLLDQRIVGQITDASGEGIPGVNILEKGTSNGTITDVEGRYTLSVSDNATLVISAVGYLAQEVEVGNQTTIDVTLEEDIKSLNEVVVIGYGAQKRESVTGSIASIQSKDIDRVHASTVSATLAGKIPGVSFRQAEGRPGSGALVQVRNMGDPLFVIDGIQKDAGQFNNLSPNDIESITVLKDASASVYGSRAANGVVIVTTKKGKTGEKPTINIDSYYGWQNWTRFPRGVDAYSWMVGKADAEVNQTGNTVITAEELQKWQQGTELGYRSFDWYDFIVGKNAPQYSLNANVSGGSEKTNYYLSVTHLNQDAVLKGYNFNRTNIQSNIDTRIAERLKVGVQINGRIESRKNPGVPGGDDYWAPRFALFRNRPTERPYANDNPLYPNDIGHNAENWAILNYDISGYNYNDWRVLQTNFNAEYELPIKGLTARGMYSYYLADNLANIHEYTYDVYTYDPNTDTYNITGGSSNPYRLRESRKVLESVGQLQLNYNNSFGKHTVGGTFVYERIQRRDLYTRQHAVPSTNVLPVLQFSEMDAQDFVDSDYQEARIGYVGRVTYNFADKYFLELAGRRDASWKFAPGRRWGFFPSVSAGWRISEEEFFQNMLGGSTVLNDLKLRASYGKLGDDNINMGIDVNDPRYLDPFAYISGYTYPVSTTRPVILDGITVLAARDRGVPITNLSWFTSNLTDIGLDFTLLNGRLSGAVDGFYRKRTGLRGSKYDILLPSELGYSLPEENVSSDAQMGGDGNLAYQGQIRGVEFTVGGNLGYSRSRFLQSYKPQFGNSWDHYRYSIEDRWNDILWGYEVIGQFQSQEEVNSYPINVDGQGNRTLLPGDFIYRDVNDDGVINSYDQRPIGYRRGGTPIISYGANFSFRWKGFDLTADFSGGSMYTYNQNWEMRWPYQNTGNLLANMYDDRWHRADPLDPNSAWIPGKNPPLRFNDGNHSNYRRDELNGNGTSTDWWAVNVRYLRLRTLELGYSLPRLLTEKVKVNRARVYINTYNLLSVDNVKQFGIDPEIENDNGLQYPQNRLVNLGVNLSF from the coding sequence ATGCACACATCTACCCGTCGCTGCCTGGGCACGGTCGGCTTCCTGCTCGCGTTGTACCTGGAGCCCGTAGGCGCTTCCGCACAGAGCGTGGTTTCGATGCAACGACTTACCCAGCGAGAGCCGGCCGCCCGCCAGGAGGCCGCCTCCCCACAGCAAGCCAAACGCTCCCTCGCCGATGTGCTCACGGAACTCAAATCGGATTACGGGGTGTACTTTATGCTCTCCGACGATTTCTCGGGCCAACGTGTTACCCTGCATCGTCCCTACCAGGGAAGCCTGGATGAGCAACTGAGCAAGATTCAGCAACAGACCGGCCTGCAGGTGCGCCAGCTCGACGAGCGCAATTTCCTGCTGTTCCGGCCGCTGGAGAACGACGCCCGTCCGACCAAAATGCCCCAGCCGCTGGTCGTACCGGCACCTTCGCCGGCGCTGGTCACCCTGCAACGCATTCCGCAGGTTTTGCTGGATCAGCGGATCGTCGGGCAAATTACTGACGCCAGTGGCGAAGGCATTCCCGGGGTGAACATCCTGGAAAAAGGCACCAGCAACGGCACCATTACCGACGTGGAAGGGCGCTACACCCTTTCGGTGAGCGACAACGCGACGCTTGTCATTTCGGCCGTCGGCTACCTCGCGCAGGAGGTGGAAGTGGGCAACCAGACCACCATCGACGTAACGCTGGAAGAAGACATCAAGTCGCTGAACGAGGTGGTTGTGATTGGCTACGGGGCGCAGAAGCGCGAATCCGTCACCGGCTCCATCGCCAGCATTCAAAGCAAAGACATCGACCGGGTACACGCCTCGACGGTCAGTGCCACCCTGGCCGGGAAAATTCCGGGCGTTTCGTTTCGGCAGGCGGAAGGTCGGCCGGGATCGGGAGCGCTGGTGCAGGTCCGCAACATGGGCGATCCGCTGTTTGTAATCGACGGCATCCAGAAAGACGCCGGGCAGTTCAACAACCTGTCGCCGAACGACATCGAAAGCATCACGGTCCTGAAAGACGCCTCAGCGTCGGTCTACGGGTCGCGGGCCGCCAACGGGGTTGTGATCGTCACGACCAAAAAAGGCAAAACCGGCGAGAAGCCGACCATCAACATCGACAGTTACTACGGCTGGCAGAACTGGACGCGCTTTCCGCGTGGGGTCGATGCCTACTCCTGGATGGTGGGCAAGGCCGACGCCGAAGTGAACCAGACGGGCAACACGGTGATTACGGCCGAAGAGCTGCAAAAGTGGCAGCAGGGCACCGAGCTCGGCTACCGCAGTTTCGACTGGTACGACTTCATCGTCGGGAAAAATGCGCCACAGTATTCGCTGAACGCGAACGTGTCGGGCGGCTCGGAAAAGACCAACTATTACCTGTCGGTCACGCACCTGAACCAGGACGCCGTGCTGAAAGGCTACAACTTCAACCGGACCAACATTCAGTCGAACATCGACACCCGCATTGCCGAGCGCCTGAAAGTCGGGGTGCAGATCAACGGACGGATCGAGTCGCGTAAAAACCCCGGCGTGCCCGGCGGCGACGACTACTGGGCGCCGCGCTTTGCCCTGTTCCGCAACCGCCCGACCGAGCGGCCCTACGCCAACGACAATCCCCTCTATCCGAACGACATCGGGCACAACGCCGAAAACTGGGCCATCCTGAACTACGACATCTCCGGGTACAATTACAATGACTGGCGCGTGTTGCAGACCAACTTCAACGCCGAGTACGAACTGCCGATCAAGGGGCTGACCGCCCGCGGCATGTACTCCTACTACCTGGCCGATAACCTGGCGAACATCCACGAATACACCTACGACGTCTACACCTACGATCCCAACACCGACACCTACAACATTACGGGCGGCAGCAGCAACCCGTACCGGCTCCGCGAAAGCCGGAAGGTGCTCGAAAGCGTGGGGCAGTTGCAACTGAACTACAACAACTCGTTCGGCAAGCACACCGTAGGCGGAACCTTTGTATACGAACGCATCCAGCGGCGCGACCTCTACACGCGGCAGCACGCCGTGCCGTCGACCAACGTACTGCCTGTGCTTCAGTTCTCCGAAATGGACGCTCAGGACTTTGTGGACAGCGACTACCAGGAAGCCCGGATCGGTTACGTCGGACGGGTGACCTACAATTTCGCCGACAAGTATTTCCTGGAGCTGGCCGGTCGGCGCGATGCCTCCTGGAAGTTTGCACCCGGTCGCCGCTGGGGCTTCTTTCCCTCTGTTTCGGCGGGTTGGCGGATCAGCGAAGAAGAGTTTTTCCAGAACATGCTGGGCGGCAGCACCGTGCTGAACGACCTGAAACTGCGGGCCTCGTACGGAAAGCTGGGTGACGACAACATCAACATGGGCATCGACGTGAACGATCCGCGTTACCTGGATCCGTTCGCCTACATCTCGGGGTATACCTACCCGGTTTCGACCACTCGGCCGGTGATTCTGGACGGTATTACCGTGCTGGCCGCCCGCGACCGGGGGGTGCCGATTACGAACCTCTCCTGGTTTACGAGCAACCTGACCGACATCGGGCTGGACTTCACGCTGCTGAACGGACGCCTGTCGGGCGCAGTAGACGGCTTCTACCGGAAACGGACCGGCCTGCGTGGCAGCAAGTACGACATCCTGCTGCCGTCGGAACTGGGCTACTCGCTGCCGGAAGAAAACGTGAGCAGCGACGCACAAATGGGCGGAGACGGCAACCTGGCGTACCAAGGGCAGATTCGTGGAGTTGAGTTTACGGTCGGGGGCAACCTGGGCTACTCGCGCAGCCGCTTTCTGCAATCGTACAAGCCGCAGTTCGGCAACTCCTGGGACCACTACCGCTACTCGATCGAAGATCGCTGGAACGACATTCTGTGGGGCTACGAGGTGATCGGGCAGTTCCAGTCGCAGGAGGAAGTCAACAGTTATCCCATCAACGTCGACGGACAGGGCAACCGCACGCTGCTGCCGGGCGACTTCATTTACCGTGACGTAAACGACGACGGGGTCATCAACAGTTATGACCAACGTCCCATCGGCTACCGCCGGGGCGGCACGCCCATCATCAGCTACGGGGCCAACTTCTCGTTCCGCTGGAAAGGCTTCGACCTGACGGCCGACTTCTCGGGTGGTTCCATGTACACTTACAACCAGAACTGGGAGATGCGCTGGCCCTACCAGAACACCGGCAACCTGCTGGCCAACATGTACGACGACCGCTGGCACCGGGCCGATCCGCTTGACCCGAACAGTGCGTGGATTCCCGGCAAAAACCCGCCGCTTCGCTTCAACGACGGTAACCACAGCAACTACCGCCGCGACGAACTGAACGGCAACGGCACTTCGACCGACTGGTGGGCCGTGAACGTACGCTACCTGCGCCTGCGCACCCTGGAGCTGGGCTATTCGCTGCCGCGCCTGCTGACCGAAAAGGTGAAAGTGAACCGCGCGCGGGTTTACATTAACACCTACAACCTGCTGTCGGTCGACAATGTGAAGCAGTTCGGCATTGATCCGGAAATCGAGAACGACAACGGCCTGCAATACCCGCAGAACCGTCTGGTGAACCTGGGCGTCAACCTTTCTTTCTAA
- a CDS encoding glycoside hydrolase family 2 protein, with protein MRTYLSLLLLLLPLVTVRAQTTWQPAGDKIKTEWAGQVDPAQPLPDYPRPQLTRDTWQNLNGLWDYAIQAKEAPQPTAYQGKILVPFAVESALSGVGKTVGKDQALWYHTMVSVPAKLRRNKVLLHFGAVDWETEVWVNGQSAGTHRGGYDPFSFDITALLKKGSAQEITVRVWDPTDEGPQPRGKQVKNPEGIWYTPVTGIWQTVWLEAVPPTYVQHLKTVPNVQNGSVAVAATLQGAQKGDQLRVRVTEGKTRLAEQTGDASGEIAVTIPDPQLWSPENPRLYDLEVAVLRNGKVLDQVKSYTAMRSIEMKPDADGIQRMMLNGKFVFQFGPLDQGWWPDGLYTAPTDAALKFDIEKTKEMGFNMIRKHVKVEPARWYYYCDQMGMLVWQDMPSGDLGARWGNHPGIEGEGHDMDRSAESEHIYRTEWEAIMDALQPFPSIVVWVPFNEAWGQFKTQEITEWTMKKDPSRLVNSASGGNFHPVGHIIDLHHYPSPAMPRHDLFGNDQILVLGEYGGLGLPLEGHTWQQKDNWGYRSFPNADELFTQYSSFVDELQNLIKRGLSAAVYTQTTDVEVEVNGLMTYDRKVIKVPEAKLKQVHEKLYDTSLVQLRP; from the coding sequence ATGCGTACCTATCTTTCCTTGTTACTCCTTCTTTTGCCGCTCGTGACCGTGCGTGCCCAGACTACCTGGCAACCGGCGGGCGACAAGATCAAAACCGAATGGGCCGGGCAGGTCGATCCGGCGCAGCCGCTGCCCGATTACCCCCGGCCGCAACTGACGCGCGACACCTGGCAGAACCTGAACGGCCTGTGGGACTACGCCATCCAGGCGAAAGAGGCCCCCCAGCCGACCGCCTACCAGGGGAAAATTCTGGTACCCTTCGCGGTGGAATCGGCGCTGTCGGGCGTCGGCAAAACGGTCGGAAAGGACCAGGCGCTGTGGTACCACACCATGGTCAGTGTGCCCGCCAAACTCCGTCGAAACAAAGTGCTCCTACACTTCGGGGCGGTCGATTGGGAAACGGAAGTGTGGGTGAACGGTCAGTCGGCCGGGACGCACCGGGGCGGTTACGATCCCTTTTCGTTCGACATCACGGCGCTTTTGAAAAAGGGCAGTGCACAGGAAATCACCGTGCGCGTGTGGGACCCGACCGACGAAGGTCCGCAGCCCCGCGGCAAGCAGGTGAAGAACCCCGAAGGCATCTGGTACACGCCCGTGACGGGCATCTGGCAGACCGTCTGGCTGGAGGCCGTACCGCCGACCTACGTTCAGCATCTGAAAACAGTACCCAACGTGCAGAACGGGAGCGTGGCCGTAGCTGCAACATTGCAGGGCGCACAGAAGGGCGATCAGCTCCGCGTGCGGGTAACAGAAGGTAAGACCAGGTTAGCAGAACAAACCGGCGACGCGTCCGGAGAAATCGCAGTTACCATTCCCGATCCGCAACTGTGGTCGCCCGAAAATCCCCGTTTGTACGACCTAGAAGTGGCTGTGCTTCGCAACGGAAAGGTGCTGGATCAGGTGAAGAGCTACACCGCAATGCGCAGCATCGAGATGAAGCCCGACGCGGACGGCATCCAGCGGATGATGCTGAACGGCAAGTTTGTGTTCCAGTTTGGCCCGCTCGACCAGGGCTGGTGGCCCGACGGCCTCTACACCGCTCCGACCGATGCGGCCCTGAAATTCGACATCGAAAAGACCAAAGAGATGGGCTTTAACATGATCCGCAAGCACGTGAAAGTGGAGCCCGCCCGCTGGTATTACTACTGCGATCAGATGGGCATGCTGGTGTGGCAGGACATGCCGAGCGGCGACCTGGGCGCGCGCTGGGGCAACCATCCTGGCATCGAGGGCGAAGGCCACGACATGGACCGTTCGGCCGAGTCGGAACACATCTACCGCACCGAATGGGAGGCGATCATGGACGCCCTGCAACCCTTTCCGAGCATCGTCGTGTGGGTGCCCTTCAACGAAGCGTGGGGGCAATTCAAAACTCAGGAAATTACGGAGTGGACGATGAAGAAAGATCCGTCGCGACTGGTCAACAGCGCCAGCGGCGGCAACTTCCATCCCGTCGGGCACATCATCGACCTGCACCATTATCCGTCGCCTGCCATGCCGCGCCACGACCTGTTCGGCAACGATCAGATTCTGGTGCTGGGCGAATACGGCGGGCTGGGCCTACCACTGGAAGGACACACCTGGCAGCAGAAAGACAACTGGGGCTACCGTAGCTTCCCGAACGCCGACGAGCTGTTTACGCAGTATTCGTCCTTCGTCGACGAGCTGCAGAACCTGATCAAACGGGGGCTCTCGGCTGCCGTCTACACCCAAACGACCGACGTGGAAGTGGAGGTGAATGGCCTGATGACCTACGACCGGAAGGTGATCAAAGTACCGGAAGCCAAACTGAAACAGGTCCACGAAAAGCTCTACGATACTTCGCTGGTGCAACTGCGACCGTAA